Within the Methanobacterium sp. genome, the region AGAATAATGACTCACTTTACTATGTAAGTGGATCTATATTAAACCAAAACCCCTTTGAAGCCCTGGATACTAAAATAACAGTTACCACTTATTATTCAAACGATACTGTGTTTGCAGTTAATGATACACCCTATTTAAACCCTCAAAATATACCCGCTAATGGAAAGTCATCTTTCTATGCTCGGTTTGATGATCCTGATAAGAAAATAGCTAAATTTGAGGTTAAAATATTATCTGCAAAAGGGGAATATTAAATCTAAATCACCTATTGACACCCTGCACCCCACAGATATCCCAGAACCAACCTTTTTCATTTTTCAATAATTCATCCCAGGTCCCCGACTCCATAATCTTTCCACCATCAATTAGATAAATATAATCCGCGTTTTTAATGGTGGAAAGCCGGTGGGCAATCATTAAGATAGTTATGTCACCGTGAAGGTTTTCAATGGCCTTCAATATCTTTTTCTCGTTCTCTGAATCCAGGTTACTGGTGGCTTCATCCATTATTAATAGGGATGGTTTTCGCAATAAAGCCCGTGCCAGTGCAAGGCGTTGCCGTTCACCCCCTGACAATCTGACACCCCTATCTCCTATTATGGTGCCCAATCCTTCAGGAAGTTTAAAGACAAAATCATAGGCCGCAGCCAGTTTCAGGGCTTCCTTGAGATCATCTTCCTCTGCATCCGGACAGGCCAGTAGCAGGTTAAATCTAATACTTTCATTGAAAAGAAAAGTCTCCTGGGCCACGTATCCGATCCTGTTTCTCCAGTATGTGAGTAACTTATCAGAAACAATCCATTTATCCACAGCCACCTTTCCTCCGTCGGGCTGTATGAGTCCCATGACCAGATCAGCCACTGTACTCTTACCTGCACCAGATGGTCCTGCTATGGCTGTTGTCTTACCAGCAGGGATCTTGAGTTTCATATCTTTTATGGTGAAATGTTCTTCACTCCTATATGAAAAAGTGACATCTTCAAAGCGGATCTCCTTTTTAAGTTCAAGTTCTCCCTCAACGGTATCTCCAGAACCAGCAATCTCACTATTTTCCAGGCACTGCTCTTCCAGATCCATCACATTCCGGAAGGCTGGTAACATATTGATAAAGTACTGATAGGCACGCTGGATAGATGAAAACAGAGGAATCATCCTCACGAAGAGGTATATCAATAAAAATAAACTAGCTGTGGGTAACTTGATTACCTGAATAAGGACCAGGACCATAATAGCCAGTACAATCACAGTACCAACATCAAATAACAATTTAACATCAGCGTAGCTTTTAATGGTTTCCAGATAATTACTGGCAACCTGGTTAGTCTGGTCGGAAAAAACCTGGATGTTTTTTTCCTGCATTCCAAAGCTCTTGATGGTTTTCATACCATCCAAGTGCTGCATTATAGAATAATATATATCCCTTGTAGTTGTGGTTATCTCCTCACCACTGGACCGAGACTTGGAAGCCCTTCTCCTAAGGATTAAAAGAATGGCAATTCCCACTGCAAAAATAACACCCGTGAGGAGTCCAGCCAGTTCTAAGGCAAAGACAATGTACACCACCAAAATCATGATACTGGCAATGAAAGTTAAAAACTGACCAGTCCCCACACTTATTCTGTCAATCTCATTGGTAAGTGCATGGGCGAAGTTTGAGGTCTTCATTCTAGAAAAAAACAACCATGAAGAATTAATAATGGAATTATAAAGGCGTTTTCTGAGGTGGGCGGCGAATTCGTACTGGATTTGGGATGTTTTAATGGTCTGGTATCGGGTTAAAAATGCACTTAAGCTTATCACCAATACATAAATAACCAAAACCATGATTAGAGTTGGTTGCAAACCCAAAGCCGTGAAAAATGATGATACTAATCCTGCAAGTTGTCCCAGTGACCCCTGACCCACGTCCAGGCCCACCAGTTGTAGGAGGGGAATTAGAATCAGCAAGCTAACTGCCTCGTTG harbors:
- a CDS encoding ABC transporter ATP-binding protein; translated protein: MGNNKYKNSLLGQYTRNLTELMPRKVALAIALMVVISFNEAVSLLILIPLLQLVGLDVGQGSLGQLAGLVSSFFTALGLQPTLIMVLVIYVLVISLSAFLTRYQTIKTSQIQYEFAAHLRKRLYNSIINSSWLFFSRMKTSNFAHALTNEIDRISVGTGQFLTFIASIMILVVYIVFALELAGLLTGVIFAVGIAILLILRRRASKSRSSGEEITTTTRDIYYSIMQHLDGMKTIKSFGMQEKNIQVFSDQTNQVASNYLETIKSYADVKLLFDVGTVIVLAIMVLVLIQVIKLPTASLFLLIYLFVRMIPLFSSIQRAYQYFINMLPAFRNVMDLEEQCLENSEIAGSGDTVEGELELKKEIRFEDVTFSYRSEEHFTIKDMKLKIPAGKTTAIAGPSGAGKSTVADLVMGLIQPDGGKVAVDKWIVSDKLLTYWRNRIGYVAQETFLFNESIRFNLLLACPDAEEDDLKEALKLAAAYDFVFKLPEGLGTIIGDRGVRLSGGERQRLALARALLRKPSLLIMDEATSNLDSENEKKILKAIENLHGDITILMIAHRLSTIKNADYIYLIDGGKIMESGTWDELLKNEKGWFWDICGVQGVNR